In Streptomyces thermolilacinus SPC6, a single genomic region encodes these proteins:
- the dapA gene encoding 4-hydroxy-tetrahydrodipicolinate synthase, protein MIDDTTTPRPFGRALCAMVTPFTPTGASLDLDRAAELAADLVARGCDGLVLNGTTGESPTTSDAEKRELIGAVRAAVGPSVPLVAGVGTADTAHTVELARQAEAAGADGLLVVPPYYSRPPQAAVEAYFRRVADATGLPVMMYDIPGRTATRIEPDTMARLAEHPRIVAVKDCAYDVLGTTKVLARTALAFYSGCEELNLPLYALGGAGYVSTVANVAPAEVRAVLDAFDAGDTAEAARLNRRLLPLTERMMASGLPGAVTAKALLAAGPLREPLQPAGREAADGLRRAYEELVSR, encoded by the coding sequence ATGATCGACGACACGACGACGCCCCGCCCCTTCGGCCGGGCCCTGTGCGCCATGGTCACGCCGTTCACGCCGACCGGGGCCTCCCTCGACCTGGACCGGGCCGCCGAACTGGCGGCGGACCTGGTGGCGCGCGGCTGCGACGGGCTGGTGCTGAACGGCACGACCGGGGAGTCCCCGACCACCTCCGACGCGGAGAAGCGGGAGCTGATCGGCGCGGTGCGGGCGGCGGTCGGCCCGTCGGTGCCGCTCGTGGCGGGCGTAGGCACGGCGGACACGGCGCACACGGTGGAGCTGGCCCGCCAGGCGGAGGCGGCGGGCGCGGACGGCCTGCTGGTCGTCCCGCCGTACTACAGCCGCCCGCCGCAGGCCGCCGTCGAGGCGTACTTCCGGCGGGTCGCGGACGCGACGGGCCTGCCGGTGATGATGTACGACATCCCGGGCCGTACGGCCACCCGGATCGAGCCGGACACGATGGCGCGGCTCGCGGAACACCCCCGGATCGTGGCCGTGAAGGACTGCGCGTACGACGTGCTGGGCACGACGAAGGTCCTCGCCCGTACGGCGCTGGCCTTCTACTCGGGCTGCGAGGAGCTGAACCTGCCGCTGTACGCGCTGGGCGGCGCGGGGTACGTCAGTACGGTCGCGAACGTGGCGCCCGCCGAGGTCAGGGCCGTACTGGACGCGTTCGACGCGGGCGACACGGCGGAGGCGGCCCGGCTGAACCGGCGGCTGCTGCCGCTGACCGAGCGCATGATGGCGTCGGGCCTGCCGGGCGCGGTCACGGCGAAGGCGCTCCTGGCCGCGGGCCCCCTCCGCGAACCGCTCCAGCCCGCCGGCCGGGAGGCGGCCGACGGGCTGCGGAGGGCGTACGAGGAGCTGGTCAGCCGGTGA
- a CDS encoding phage holin family protein, translating into MAYRTAEPSVGELVKRASEQLTDLVKAELRTAQAELAQKGKRAGVGGGLIGGATAVAYIGLMALAGSCVALLALVLPVWAAALIVTGVLFLIAAVLGLAGRAQMRRAVPPLPERAIDGMRSDLDEIKERVHR; encoded by the coding sequence GTGGCGTACCGAACCGCGGAACCGTCGGTCGGCGAGCTGGTCAAGCGCGCCTCGGAACAGCTCACCGATCTGGTGAAGGCCGAGCTGCGCACCGCTCAGGCCGAGCTCGCGCAGAAGGGCAAACGGGCCGGAGTCGGCGGCGGGCTCATCGGAGGCGCCACCGCCGTCGCCTACATCGGGCTGATGGCCCTGGCCGGGAGCTGCGTGGCGCTCCTCGCCCTGGTCCTTCCGGTGTGGGCCGCCGCCCTGATCGTGACCGGTGTGCTGTTCCTCATCGCCGCCGTCCTGGGCCTCGCCGGACGCGCGCAGATGCGGCGCGCCGTGCCGCCGTTGCCCGAGCGGGCGATCGACGGCATGCGCTCCGACCTCGACGAGATCAAGGAGAGGGTCCATCGATGA
- a CDS encoding DUF4235 domain-containing protein: protein MSARKPPRPRTKSKRKKSMLYRPFGLLLGIASGAAASALFTRAWKAVGRGSDAPDALDEDRSWREVLIASALQGAIFAAVRAAVDRGGAVGVRRLTGTWPGDS, encoded by the coding sequence ATGAGCGCGCGCAAGCCGCCGAGGCCCCGGACGAAGTCGAAGCGGAAGAAGAGCATGCTCTACCGGCCCTTCGGGCTGCTCCTGGGCATCGCGAGCGGTGCCGCCGCGAGCGCGCTGTTCACCCGGGCGTGGAAGGCCGTCGGCCGGGGCAGTGACGCGCCCGACGCGCTGGACGAGGACCGCTCCTGGCGGGAGGTCCTGATCGCCTCCGCCCTCCAGGGCGCCATCTTCGCGGCGGTACGGGCCGCCGTGGACCGTGGCGGTGCCGTCGGCGTGCGGCGGCTCACCGGAACGTGGCCCGGAGACTCCTGA
- a CDS encoding antibiotic biosynthesis monooxygenase, producing MTAHRTNPHPLNAHVRPHARPDLARPGVGLVKASTWRVGTPERQRAAVEAIARTWEKRPWPTEGLLSYTVHIGEDGDTLLHYSQWRSEEDYQELVRTERAARNAEIDAAVPGIERVALHSYELYRVAGLGADGGERVPGCVVTVEVEFDGPDPARQRGWVDAVFEALGSDPAPHPGGISGHFHLGLDGARVLNYAEWESADAHRKALAAPGDGIGGPTPQWRRVRAYPGLVRSTVRRHTPGLSLAPGA from the coding sequence ATGACCGCGCACCGCACGAACCCGCACCCCTTGAACGCGCACGTCCGCCCCCACGCCCGGCCCGACCTCGCCCGGCCCGGCGTCGGCCTCGTCAAGGCGAGCACCTGGCGCGTCGGCACCCCGGAGCGGCAGCGGGCGGCCGTCGAGGCCATCGCCCGCACCTGGGAGAAGAGGCCCTGGCCCACCGAGGGACTGCTCTCGTACACCGTCCACATCGGCGAGGACGGCGACACACTGCTGCACTACTCGCAGTGGCGCTCCGAGGAGGACTACCAGGAGCTGGTGCGCACCGAGCGCGCCGCGCGGAACGCGGAGATCGATGCGGCGGTGCCCGGCATCGAGCGGGTCGCCCTCCACTCGTACGAGCTGTACCGCGTCGCCGGGCTCGGTGCGGACGGCGGCGAGCGGGTGCCGGGCTGCGTGGTGACCGTGGAGGTGGAGTTCGACGGGCCGGACCCGGCGCGGCAACGCGGCTGGGTGGACGCCGTGTTCGAGGCGCTCGGCAGCGACCCGGCGCCCCACCCGGGCGGGATCTCCGGCCACTTCCACCTCGGGCTCGACGGCGCCCGCGTCCTCAACTACGCCGAGTGGGAGAGCGCCGACGCCCACCGGAAGGCCCTGGCCGCGCCCGGCGACGGCATCGGGGGGCCCACCCCGCAGTGGCGCAGGGTGCGGGCGTACCCGGGGCTGGTGCGCAGTACGGTGCGCCGCCACACGCCCGGGCTGAGTCTCGCCCCGGGCGCGTAG
- a CDS encoding endonuclease/exonuclease/phosphatase family protein translates to MASSLPRTAAVSAVVTAALAAGLLAGATTSAAETTDIVRIHDIQGSTRISPLVGQRVTDVAGVVTGVRTYGSRGFWFQDPRGDGDPATSEGVFVFTSSKPTVSVGDAVKVSGTVTEYVPGGLNSGNQSLTQISKPTVTVVSSGNPVPAPVAVTAESVPDAYAPEGDPAKNGSVNGLPLRPGSYALDYYESLEGANIRIGTSRVVGPSTEHAELWVTVKPDENANRRGGTVYGSYTSQNSGRLKVQSLVPLAEQPFPTANVGDVLTGETEGPLDFNQYGGYTLTARTMGTVEDRGLKRERTRPQHISELAVATYNVENLDPTDPQEKFDALAKAVVENLASPDIVALEEIQDNNGAKNDGTVAADETLKKFTDAIVAAGGPAYEWRSVDPENNKDGGQPGGNIRQVFLFNPERVSFTDRAGGHATTATGVVKERGKAALTVSPGRIAPADAAWENSRKPLAGEFVFRGRPVIVVANHFGSKGGDESIVGHRQPPNRSSEVQRLQQAKVVNAFVKDVLAVQRNADVVVLGDINDFEFSDTTKALTDGGVLRAAVMSLPRSERYSYVFQGNSQVLDQILTSPGIRHFEYDSVHINAEFADQNSDHDPQVLRFRP, encoded by the coding sequence ATGGCTTCCTCCCTGCCGAGAACCGCTGCGGTCTCGGCGGTCGTCACCGCCGCACTGGCCGCCGGGCTGCTCGCCGGCGCCACCACCTCGGCGGCGGAAACGACCGACATCGTCCGTATTCACGACATCCAGGGCTCGACGCGCATATCCCCGCTTGTCGGCCAGCGCGTGACGGACGTCGCCGGCGTCGTCACCGGTGTGCGCACGTACGGCTCGCGCGGTTTCTGGTTCCAGGACCCGCGGGGGGACGGGGACCCGGCGACCAGCGAGGGCGTCTTCGTCTTCACCAGCTCCAAGCCGACCGTCTCCGTCGGCGACGCCGTCAAGGTGTCGGGCACGGTCACCGAGTACGTCCCGGGCGGCCTGAACTCCGGCAACCAGTCGCTCACGCAGATCTCGAAGCCGACCGTCACGGTCGTCTCCTCCGGCAACCCGGTGCCCGCGCCGGTCGCCGTCACCGCCGAGTCCGTCCCGGACGCGTACGCCCCCGAGGGCGACCCGGCCAAGAACGGCTCCGTCAACGGCCTGCCGCTCAGGCCCGGTTCGTACGCCCTGGACTACTACGAGTCGCTGGAGGGCGCCAACATCCGCATCGGCACCTCCCGGGTCGTCGGCCCCAGCACCGAGCACGCCGAGCTGTGGGTGACCGTCAAGCCCGACGAGAACGCCAACCGCCGCGGCGGCACGGTGTACGGCTCGTACACCTCGCAGAACTCCGGCCGCCTGAAGGTGCAGTCGCTGGTCCCGCTCGCCGAGCAGCCGTTCCCGACCGCGAACGTCGGCGACGTCCTGACGGGTGAGACCGAGGGCCCGCTCGACTTCAACCAGTACGGCGGCTACACCCTCACCGCGCGCACGATGGGCACGGTCGAGGACCGCGGCCTGAAGCGCGAGAGGACCCGCCCGCAGCACATCAGCGAGCTCGCCGTCGCCACGTACAACGTGGAGAACCTGGACCCGACGGACCCGCAGGAGAAGTTCGACGCGCTGGCGAAGGCCGTCGTGGAGAACCTGGCGTCGCCCGACATCGTCGCCCTGGAGGAGATCCAGGACAACAACGGCGCCAAGAACGACGGCACCGTCGCTGCCGACGAGACGCTGAAGAAGTTCACGGACGCGATCGTCGCCGCGGGCGGCCCCGCGTACGAGTGGCGCTCCGTGGACCCGGAGAACAACAAGGACGGCGGGCAGCCCGGCGGCAACATCCGCCAGGTCTTCCTCTTCAACCCCGAGCGCGTGTCGTTCACCGACCGGGCGGGCGGCCACGCCACGACCGCGACCGGTGTCGTCAAGGAGCGCGGCAAGGCCGCGCTGACCGTCTCCCCCGGCCGGATCGCCCCGGCGGACGCCGCCTGGGAGAACAGCCGCAAGCCGCTGGCCGGTGAGTTCGTCTTCCGCGGCCGCCCGGTGATCGTCGTCGCGAACCACTTCGGCTCCAAGGGCGGCGACGAGTCGATCGTCGGCCACCGCCAGCCGCCGAACCGTTCCTCCGAGGTGCAGCGCCTCCAGCAGGCGAAGGTCGTCAACGCGTTCGTCAAGGACGTCCTCGCGGTGCAGCGCAACGCCGACGTCGTGGTCCTCGGCGACATCAACGACTTCGAGTTCTCCGACACGACGAAGGCCCTCACCGACGGCGGCGTCCTGCGCGCGGCCGTCATGAGCCTGCCGCGCTCCGAGCGCTACTCGTACGTCTTCCAGGGCAACAGCCAGGTGCTGGACCAGATCCTGACCAGCCCCGGCATCCGTCACTTCGAGTACGACAGCGTGCACATCAACGCGGAGTTCGCGGACCAGAACAGCGACCACGACCCGCAGGTCCTGCGCTTCCGCCCGTAA